A stretch of Girardinichthys multiradiatus isolate DD_20200921_A chromosome 20, DD_fGirMul_XY1, whole genome shotgun sequence DNA encodes these proteins:
- the LOC124856791 gene encoding semaphorin-3F-like, with translation MKLVDMWTVLVLLALSSLTSGNQISSNEVVAAPRVFISFKELRSTGTAHHFTYLLNASDYRILRMDEDHDRMYVGSKDHILSLDLHDINKSPHIIHWPVSERRRTECLVSGKDASDECANFICLIEPWNRTHLYVCGTGAYNPVCTFVNRGRKPQTSMYLQMAQARGRASRAAEPSAVHETFGLKEEMFHLEPGKVESGKGKCSYDPKLNSVSALINGELYAGVYVDFMGTDSAIFRTLGTKTAMRTDQYNSRWLNDPTFIHVHLIPDSAERNDDKLYFFFREKSSEMGQSPVTQSRIGRICLNDDGGHCCLVNKWSTFLKARLICSVPGNDGMETHFDELRDVYIQPTQDIKNPFIYGVFTVSGSVFKGSAVCVYSMADIRMVFNGPFAHKEGPNYQWVAYGGKIPYPRPGTCPGGTFTPSMKSTKDYPDEVINFMRNHPAMHNAVYPVHKRPLVVRTNVDYEFTTISVDQVTAADGNYEVLFLGTDKGTVQKVIVLPRDDLQTEELVLEQVEVFKVPTPITTMKISSKRQQLYVSSAVGLTQLALHRCDVYGEACADCCLARDPYCAWDGKSCSRYSASQKRRSRRQDVKYGNPIRQCRGFNSNANKNTLEMVQYGVEGSSTFLECQARSPHAVIKWHLQRDNSDRRKEMRSDGRILKTEQGLLLRSLQPSDSGMYQCTATEKNFKHTLVKLQLVVLSGRAVNTALVDGSSGLVPSSLHSSSTQWTPSAGQYKDLLTILSQPEMSLINQYCQDYWQFGDPLLGALKAKDLKELKEQKKPRNRRHHREQEEEEEEEQQQQGVET, from the exons AGCTGAGGTCCACTGGTACGGCTCATCACTTCACCTACCTGCTCAATGCATCCGACTACCGGATCCTCCGTATGGATGAGGACCATGACCGCATGTACGTTGGCAGCAAGGACCACATCCTGTCCCTAGACCTCCATGACATCAACAAGAGCCCACATATT ATCCACTGGCCAGTGTCTGAACGAAGGCGTACAGAATGCCTTGTGAGCGGGAAGGATGCCAGT GATGAGTGTGCAAACTTTATCTGCCTGATTGAGCCATGGAACCGAACTCATCTGTACGTCTGCGGAACAGGAGCCTACAATCCGGTCTGCACCTTCGTCAACCGTGGGCGTAAACCTCAG acATCCATGTATCTGCAGATGGCCCAGGCCAGGGGAAGGGCTAGCCGCGCGGCTGAACCCAGCGCGGTGCACGAGACATTTGGACTGAAG gaAGAAATGTTCCACTTGGAGCCTGGAAAAGTGGAATCTGGGAAGGGGAAGTGCTCCTACGACCCGAAGCTCAACAGCGTGTCAGCTTTGATTA ATGGAGAGCTCTATGCCGGGGTCTACGTTGACTTCATGGGAACAGACTCTGCAATTTTTCGTACTTTGGGGACCAAAACTGCAATGCGAACAGATCAGTACAACTCCAGATGGTTGAATG ATCCCACCTTTATTCACGTGCATCTTATCCCGGACAGCGCGGAGAGGAATGATGACAAGCTCTATTTCTTCTTCAGGGAGAAGTCCTCCGAGATGGGTCAGAGTCCCGTGACCCAGTCCCGCATTGGACGCATCTGCCTG AACGATGATGGAGGTCACTGCTGTCTGGTCAACAAGTGGAGCACCTTCCTGAAGGCCAGGCTCATCTGCTCCGTTCCGGGGAATGACGGCATGGAAACACACTTCGATGAGCTCA GAGATGTTTATATCCAGCCAACACAAGACATCAAAAATCCCTTTATCTATGGAGTCTTTACCGTCTCTGG CTCTGTGTTCAAAGGCTCGGCCGTGTGCGTCTACTCCATGGCTGACATCCGGATGGTCTTCAACGGACCTTTTGCCCACAAGGAAGGACCCAACTACCAGTGGGTGGCATACGGTGGGAAGATCCCTTACCCTCGCCCCGGCACG TGCCCTGGAGGTACGTTCACCCCCAGCATGAAGTCCACAAAGGACTACCCAGACGAAGTGATCAACTTCATGAGGAATCATCCTGCCATGCACAATGCTGTCTACCCAGTACACAAGCGCCCCCTGGTGGTTAGAACCAACGTGGACTATGAGTTCACCACCATCTCAGTGGACCAGGTGACAGCTGCAGATGGCAACTATGAAGTGCTCTTCTTAGGGACTG ACAAGGGAACAGTTCAGAAAGTCATTGTGCTGCCTAGAGATGACCTGCAGACTGAGGAGCTGGTCCTAGAGCAGGTTGAAGTTTTCAAG GTCCCCACTCCGATAACAACGATGAAAATCTCATCCAAAAGG CAACAGCTGTATGTATCTTCTGCGGTTGGGCTGACCCAGTTAGCTCTCCACCGGTGTGACGTGTACGGTGAGGCCTGTGCCGACTGCTGCCTGGCCAGAGATCCTTACTGTGCCTGGGATGGCAAGTCCTGCTCCCGGTACTCGGCCTCACAGAAGAG ACGTAGCCGGAGGCAGGATGTGAAGTATGGGAACCCAATCCGACAGTGCAGAGGCTTCAACTCCAACG CCAATAAGAACACTCTGGAGATGGTGCAGTACGGGGTGGAGGGAAGCAGCACCTTCCTGGAGTGCCAGGCCCGATCTCCACATGCTGTGATCAAATGGCACCTGCAGAGAGACAACAGTGACCGCAGGAAAGAG ATGCGTTCTGATGGGCGGATTTTGAAGACTGAACAAGGTCTGCTGTTGCGCTCACTCCAGCCATCGGACTCCGGCATGTaccagtgcacagcaacagagAAGAACTTCAAACACACGTTGGTCAAGCTGCAGCTGGTCGTCCTGTCCGGCCGTGCTGTCAACACCGCCCTGGTGGATGGCAGCAGCGGGCTGGTTCCGTCGTCCCTCCACTCCAGCAGCACCCAGTGGACCCCCAGCGCAGGCCAGTACAAGGACTTGCTAACCATTCTGAGCCAGCCCGAGATGAGCCTGATCAATCAGTACTGCCAGGATTACTGGCAGTTCGGAGATCCCCTGCTGGGAGCGCTCAAGGCCAAAGACCTGAAGGAGCTCAAGGAGCAGAAGAAACCCCGCAACCGTCGACATCACAGGGagcaagaggaggaggaggaagaggagcagcagcagcagggagtAGAGACATGA